One Symphalangus syndactylus isolate Jambi chromosome 9, NHGRI_mSymSyn1-v2.1_pri, whole genome shotgun sequence DNA segment encodes these proteins:
- the POM121C gene encoding nuclear envelope pore membrane protein POM 121C isoform X1: MSPAAAAAGAGQRRRSIASVRDGRGRGCGGPAGAALLGLSLVGLLLYLVPAAAALAWLAVGTTAAWWGLSREPRGSRPLSSFLRKARHRQTLFASPPAKSTANGNLLEPRTLLEGPDPAELLLMGSYLGKPGPPQPAPAPEGQDLRDRPGHRSPARPAPRFPPTHRVHHVYPSLPTPPLRPSGRPSPRDCGTLPNRFVITPRRRYPIHQAQYSCLGVLPTVCWNGYHKKAVLSPRNSRMVCSPVTVRIAPPDRRFSRSGIPEQIISSTLSSPSSNAPDPCAKETVLSALKEKKKKRTVEEDQIFLDGQENKRRRHDSSGSGHSAFEPLVANGVPASFVPKPGSLKRGLNSQSSDDHLNKRSRSSSMSSLTGAYTSGIPSSSRNAITSSYSSTRGISQLWRRSGPSSSPFSSPASSRSQTPERPAKKIREEELCHHSSSSIPLATDKGSQGEKVADTTPRKKQNSNSQSTPGSSGQRKRKVQLLPSRRGEQLTLPPPPQLGYLITAEDVDLEKKASLQWFNQALEDKSDAASNSVTETPLTTQPSSTFTLPAAAAASSPTSLPAPSTNPLLESLKKMQSPPSLPPCPESAGAATTEAPSPPKTPSLLPPLGLSQSGPPGPLPSPSLDSKPPTTLLGLIPAPSTVPATDTKSPSTLQTETATKPQATSAPSPAPKQSFLFGTQSTSPSSPAAPAASSASPMFKPIFTAPPKSEKEGPTPPGPSVTATAPSSSSLPTTTSTTAPTFQPVFSSMGPPASVPLPAPFKQTTAPATAPTTTAPLFTGLATATSAVAPVTSASLSADSASKPAFGFGINSGSSSSVSTTISTARAASQPFLFGAPQASAASFTPAMGSIFQFGKPPALPTTTTVTTFSQSLPTAVPTASSSAAGFSGFGSTLTTSSPATSSQPALTFSNTSTPTFNIPFGSSAKSLLPSYLGANPQPTFGAAEGQPLGAAKPALAPSFGSSFTFGNSAAPAAAPTPAPASTIKIVPAHVPTPIHPTFGGATHSAFGLKATASAFGTPTSSQPAFGGSTAVFSFGAATSSGFGATTQTASSGSSSSVFGSTTPSPFAFGGSAAPAGSGSFGINVATPGSSTTSGAFSFGAGQSGSTATSTPFAGGLGQNALGTTGQSTPFAFNVGSTPESKPVFGGTATPTFGQNTPAPGAGTSGSSLSFGASSAPAQGFVGVGPFGSAAPSFSIGAGSKTPGARQRLQARRQHTRKK; this comes from the exons ATGTCTCCAGCGGCTGCGGCGGCTGGAGCGGGCCAGCGGCGGCGGTCGATTGCGAGTGTCAGGGACGGCCGGGGCCGGGGCTGCGGCGGGCCGGCCGGGGCGGCGCTTCTCGGCCTGTCGCTGGTCGGCCTTCTACTGTACCTCGTGCCTGCTGCGGCTGCGCTGGCCTGGCTGGCCGTGGGGACTACCGCGGCCTGGTGGGGACTGAGCCGCGAGCCCCGAGGTTCGCGCCCCTTGTCCTCCTTCCTTAGGAAGGCGCGACATCGGCAAACACTGTTCGCTTCGCCTCCAGCCAAGTCGACAGCCAACGGAAACCTCCTAGAGCCGCGGACCCTGCTCGAAGGACCTGATCCTGCCGAACTGCTACTCATGGGCAGTTACCTGGGCAAGCCCGGGCCGCCGCAGCCCGCCCCCGCTCCGGAGGGCCAGGACCTGCGGGATAGGCCTGGCCACCGCTCACCCGCCCGCCCGGCGCCGCGCTTCCCGCCGACCCATCGCGTTCACCACGTTtacccctctctccccactcctcctcTCCGACCCTCCGGGAGGCCTTCCCCACG GGATTGTGGGACTTTACCAAATCGGTTTGTAATAACACCTCGAAGACGCTATCCGATCCATCAGGCCCAATATTCCTGTCTGGGGGTACTTCCCACAGTGTGCTGGAATGGTTATCACAAGAAGGCTGTGCTGTCCCCTCGCAACTCCAGGATGGTGTGTAGCCCTGTGACTGTGAGGATCGCCCCTCCTGACAGAAGATTTTCGCGTTCTGGGAT ACCAGAGCAGATAATCAGCTCAACACTGTCCTCACCATCAAGTAATGCCCCAGACCCATGTGCAAAGGAGACTGTACTGAGTGCCctcaaagagaagaagaagaaaagaacagtGGAGGAAGACCAAATATTCCTTGATGgccaggaaaataaaagaag GCGCCATGATAGCAGTGGCAGTGGACATTCAGCATTTGAGCCCCTGGTGGCCAATGGAGTCCCCGCTTCTTTTGTGCCTAA GCCTGGGTCTCTGAAGAGAGGCCTCAATTCTCAGAGCTCAGATGACCACTTGAATAAGAGATCCCGAAGCTCTTCCATGAGCTCCTTGACAGGCGCTTACACAAGTGGCATCCCTAGCTCCAGCCGCAATGCCATTACCAGTTCCTACAGCTCCACTCGAGGCATCTCACAG CTCTGGAGGAGAAGTGGCCCCAGTTCATCACCCTTCTCTAGCCCAGCCTCGTCCCGCTCCCAGACACCGGAGAGGCCAGCAAAGAAAATAAG AGAAGAGGAGCTGTGTCATCATTCCAGTTCTTCAATTCCATTGGCGACAGACAAGGGGTCCCAGGGAGAAAAGG TTGCAGATACAACCccaaggaagaaacaaaactcaAATTCTCAGTCTACACCTGGCAGCTCTGGGCAGCGTAAGCGGAAAGTTCAGCTGCTGCCTTCTCGGCGAGGGGAACAGCTGACCTTG cctccacctccccagcttgGCTATTTGATCACTGCCGAGGACGTAGACTTAGAGAAGAAGGCTTCGTTACAGTGGTTCAACCAGGCCTTGGAGGACAAGAGCG atgCTGCCTCGAACTCTGTCACTGAGACCCCACTTACCACTCAGCCTTCGTCTACCTTTACCCtgcctgctgctgcagctgcctcCTCACCCACCTCCCTCCCGGCCCCAAGCACCAACCCACTGTTAGAGAGCTTGAAGAAGATGCAGAGTCCCCCGagcctgccaccctgcccag AATCTGCTGGAGCAGCAACCACTGAGGCCCCCTCGCCTCCAAAGACGCCCAGCCTCCTGCCCCCGCTGGGCTTATCACAGTCAGGGCCACCAGGGCCGCTCCCCAGCCCCTCCTTAGACTCCAAACCTCCAACCACTTTGCTGGGGCTGATTCCTGCTCCATCCACAGTACCAGCCACTGACACCAAGTCACCTTCAACCCTTCAGACAGAGACGGCTACCAAACCCCAAGCCACATCTGCCCCGTCCCCCGCCCCCAAGCAAAGCTTCCTGTTTGGAACACAGAGCACCTCACCTTCCAGCCCTGCCGCCCCTGCCGCATCTTCAGCATCTCCCATGTTCAAGCCCATTTTCACGGCCCCACCCAAGAGTGAGAAGGAAGGCCCAACACCGCCTGGCCCTTCAGTCACAGCCACAGCGCCCTccagctcctccctccccacGACCACCAGCACCACGGCCCCGACCTTCCAGCCTGTCTTTAGCAGCATGGGGCCACCTGCATCTGTGCCCTTGCCTGCTCCCTTCAAGCAGACAACTGCTCCCGCCACTGCTCCCACCACAACTGCCCCGCTCTTCACTGGCCTGGCCACTGCCACCTCTGCTGTGGCTCCTGTCACCTCCGCCAGTCTATCCGCAGACTCTGCTTCGAAGCCTGCGTTTGGCTTTGGCATAAACAGTGGGAGCAGCAGCAGTGTGAGCACCACAATCAGCACCGCCAGGGCCGCCTCACAGCCTTTCCTCTTCGGGGCGCCCCAGGCCTCTGCTGCCAGCTTCACCCCGGCCATGGGCTCCATATTCCAGTTTGGCAAACCTCCTGCCCTGCCCACAACCACCACAGTCACCACCTTCAGCCAGTCCCTGCCTACTGCCGTGCCAACGGCCAGCAGCAGCGCTGCCGGCTTTAGTGGTTTCGGCAGCACCCTCACCACCTCCTCCCCGGCCACCAGCAGCCAGCCTGCTCTGACGTTCAGTAACACGAGCACCCCCACGTTCAACATTCCCTTTGGGTCAAGCGCCAAGTCCCTGCTCCCATCATATCTGGGAGCCAACCCCCAGCCCACATTTGGGGCCGCTGAGGGGCAGCCACTGGGGGCCGCCAAGCCAGCCCTTGCCCCCAGCTTTGGCAGCTCTTTCACTTTTGGAAACTCTGCAGCCCCGGCTGCTGCACCCACACCTGCACCTGCATCCACGATCAAGATCGTGCCTGCACACGTGCCTACGCCCATCCATCCTACCTTTGGCGGTGCCACGCACTCGGCATTTGGATTGAAAGCCACGGCTTCGGCCTTTGGCACTCCCACCAGCTCACAGCCCGCCTTTGGCGGCTCCACTGCTGTCTTCTCCTTCGGTGCAGCCACCAGCTCTGGCTTTGGAGCCACCACCCAGACCGCCAGCAGCGGGAGTAGCAGCTCAGTGTTCGGCAGCACAACACCATCACCCTTCGCGTTTGGGGGTTCGGCAGCCCCCGCTGGCAGTGGGAGCTTTGGGATCAATGTGGCCACCCCAGGCTCCAGCACCACATCCGGAGCTTTCAGCTTTGGAGCAGGACAGAGTGGGAGCACAGCCACCTCCACCCCTTTCGCGGGGGGCTTAGGTCAGAACGCCCTGGGCACCACCGGCCAGAGCACACCATTTGCCTTCAACGTGGGCAGCACACCTGAGAGCAAACCTGTGTTTGGAG GCACTGCCACCCCCACCTTTGGTCAGAACACCCCTGCGCCTGGAGCGGGCACATCGGGCAGCAGCCTCTCCTTTGGGGCATCCTCAGCACCCGCCCAAGGCTTTGTTGGTGTTGGACCGTTCG GATCGGCGGCCCCTTCGTTTTCCATTGGTGCGGGATCCAAGACCCCAGGGGCTCGACAGCGACTGCAAGCCCGAAGGCAGCACACCCGCAAAAAATAG
- the POM121C gene encoding nuclear envelope pore membrane protein POM 121C isoform X3 yields the protein MSPAAAAAGAGQRRRSIASVRDGRGRGCGGPAGAALLGLSLVGLLLYLVPAAAALAWLAVGTTAAWWGLSREPRGSRPLSSFLRKARHRQTLFASPPAKSTANGNLLEPRTLLEGPDPAELLLMGSYLGKPGPPQPAPAPEGQDLRDRPGHRSPARPAPRFPPTHRVHHVYPSLPTPPLRPSGRPSPRDCGTLPNRFVITPRRRYPIHQAQYSCLGVLPTVCWNGYHKKAVLSPRNSRMVCSPVTVRIAPPDRRFSRSGIPEQIISSTLSSPSSNAPDPCAKETVLSALKEKKKKRTVEEDQIFLDGQENKRRRHDSSGSGHSAFEPLVANGVPASFVPKPGSLKRGLNSQSSDDHLNKRSRSSSMSSLTGAYTSGIPSSSRNAITSSYSSTRGISQLWRRSGPSSSPFSSPASSRSQTPERPAKKIREEELCHHSSSSIPLATDKGSQGEKVADTTPRKKQNSNSQSTPGSSGQRKRKVQLLPSRRGEQLTLPPPPQLGYLITAEDVDLEKKASLQWFNQALEDKSESAGAATTEAPSPPKTPSLLPPLGLSQSGPPGPLPSPSLDSKPPTTLLGLIPAPSTVPATDTKSPSTLQTETATKPQATSAPSPAPKQSFLFGTQSTSPSSPAAPAASSASPMFKPIFTAPPKSEKEGPTPPGPSVTATAPSSSSLPTTTSTTAPTFQPVFSSMGPPASVPLPAPFKQTTAPATAPTTTAPLFTGLATATSAVAPVTSASLSADSASKPAFGFGINSGSSSSVSTTISTARAASQPFLFGAPQASAASFTPAMGSIFQFGKPPALPTTTTVTTFSQSLPTAVPTASSSAAGFSGFGSTLTTSSPATSSQPALTFSNTSTPTFNIPFGSSAKSLLPSYLGANPQPTFGAAEGQPLGAAKPALAPSFGSSFTFGNSAAPAAAPTPAPASTIKIVPAHVPTPIHPTFGGATHSAFGLKATASAFGTPTSSQPAFGGSTAVFSFGAATSSGFGATTQTASSGSSSSVFGSTTPSPFAFGGSAAPAGSGSFGINVATPGSSTTSGAFSFGAGQSGSTATSTPFAGGLGQNALGTTGQSTPFAFNVGSTPESKPVFGGTATPTFGQNTPAPGAGTSGSSLSFGASSAPAQGFVGVGPFGSAAPSFSIGAGSKTPGARQRLQARRQHTRKK from the exons ATGTCTCCAGCGGCTGCGGCGGCTGGAGCGGGCCAGCGGCGGCGGTCGATTGCGAGTGTCAGGGACGGCCGGGGCCGGGGCTGCGGCGGGCCGGCCGGGGCGGCGCTTCTCGGCCTGTCGCTGGTCGGCCTTCTACTGTACCTCGTGCCTGCTGCGGCTGCGCTGGCCTGGCTGGCCGTGGGGACTACCGCGGCCTGGTGGGGACTGAGCCGCGAGCCCCGAGGTTCGCGCCCCTTGTCCTCCTTCCTTAGGAAGGCGCGACATCGGCAAACACTGTTCGCTTCGCCTCCAGCCAAGTCGACAGCCAACGGAAACCTCCTAGAGCCGCGGACCCTGCTCGAAGGACCTGATCCTGCCGAACTGCTACTCATGGGCAGTTACCTGGGCAAGCCCGGGCCGCCGCAGCCCGCCCCCGCTCCGGAGGGCCAGGACCTGCGGGATAGGCCTGGCCACCGCTCACCCGCCCGCCCGGCGCCGCGCTTCCCGCCGACCCATCGCGTTCACCACGTTtacccctctctccccactcctcctcTCCGACCCTCCGGGAGGCCTTCCCCACG GGATTGTGGGACTTTACCAAATCGGTTTGTAATAACACCTCGAAGACGCTATCCGATCCATCAGGCCCAATATTCCTGTCTGGGGGTACTTCCCACAGTGTGCTGGAATGGTTATCACAAGAAGGCTGTGCTGTCCCCTCGCAACTCCAGGATGGTGTGTAGCCCTGTGACTGTGAGGATCGCCCCTCCTGACAGAAGATTTTCGCGTTCTGGGAT ACCAGAGCAGATAATCAGCTCAACACTGTCCTCACCATCAAGTAATGCCCCAGACCCATGTGCAAAGGAGACTGTACTGAGTGCCctcaaagagaagaagaagaaaagaacagtGGAGGAAGACCAAATATTCCTTGATGgccaggaaaataaaagaag GCGCCATGATAGCAGTGGCAGTGGACATTCAGCATTTGAGCCCCTGGTGGCCAATGGAGTCCCCGCTTCTTTTGTGCCTAA GCCTGGGTCTCTGAAGAGAGGCCTCAATTCTCAGAGCTCAGATGACCACTTGAATAAGAGATCCCGAAGCTCTTCCATGAGCTCCTTGACAGGCGCTTACACAAGTGGCATCCCTAGCTCCAGCCGCAATGCCATTACCAGTTCCTACAGCTCCACTCGAGGCATCTCACAG CTCTGGAGGAGAAGTGGCCCCAGTTCATCACCCTTCTCTAGCCCAGCCTCGTCCCGCTCCCAGACACCGGAGAGGCCAGCAAAGAAAATAAG AGAAGAGGAGCTGTGTCATCATTCCAGTTCTTCAATTCCATTGGCGACAGACAAGGGGTCCCAGGGAGAAAAGG TTGCAGATACAACCccaaggaagaaacaaaactcaAATTCTCAGTCTACACCTGGCAGCTCTGGGCAGCGTAAGCGGAAAGTTCAGCTGCTGCCTTCTCGGCGAGGGGAACAGCTGACCTTG cctccacctccccagcttgGCTATTTGATCACTGCCGAGGACGTAGACTTAGAGAAGAAGGCTTCGTTACAGTGGTTCAACCAGGCCTTGGAGGACAAGAGCG AATCTGCTGGAGCAGCAACCACTGAGGCCCCCTCGCCTCCAAAGACGCCCAGCCTCCTGCCCCCGCTGGGCTTATCACAGTCAGGGCCACCAGGGCCGCTCCCCAGCCCCTCCTTAGACTCCAAACCTCCAACCACTTTGCTGGGGCTGATTCCTGCTCCATCCACAGTACCAGCCACTGACACCAAGTCACCTTCAACCCTTCAGACAGAGACGGCTACCAAACCCCAAGCCACATCTGCCCCGTCCCCCGCCCCCAAGCAAAGCTTCCTGTTTGGAACACAGAGCACCTCACCTTCCAGCCCTGCCGCCCCTGCCGCATCTTCAGCATCTCCCATGTTCAAGCCCATTTTCACGGCCCCACCCAAGAGTGAGAAGGAAGGCCCAACACCGCCTGGCCCTTCAGTCACAGCCACAGCGCCCTccagctcctccctccccacGACCACCAGCACCACGGCCCCGACCTTCCAGCCTGTCTTTAGCAGCATGGGGCCACCTGCATCTGTGCCCTTGCCTGCTCCCTTCAAGCAGACAACTGCTCCCGCCACTGCTCCCACCACAACTGCCCCGCTCTTCACTGGCCTGGCCACTGCCACCTCTGCTGTGGCTCCTGTCACCTCCGCCAGTCTATCCGCAGACTCTGCTTCGAAGCCTGCGTTTGGCTTTGGCATAAACAGTGGGAGCAGCAGCAGTGTGAGCACCACAATCAGCACCGCCAGGGCCGCCTCACAGCCTTTCCTCTTCGGGGCGCCCCAGGCCTCTGCTGCCAGCTTCACCCCGGCCATGGGCTCCATATTCCAGTTTGGCAAACCTCCTGCCCTGCCCACAACCACCACAGTCACCACCTTCAGCCAGTCCCTGCCTACTGCCGTGCCAACGGCCAGCAGCAGCGCTGCCGGCTTTAGTGGTTTCGGCAGCACCCTCACCACCTCCTCCCCGGCCACCAGCAGCCAGCCTGCTCTGACGTTCAGTAACACGAGCACCCCCACGTTCAACATTCCCTTTGGGTCAAGCGCCAAGTCCCTGCTCCCATCATATCTGGGAGCCAACCCCCAGCCCACATTTGGGGCCGCTGAGGGGCAGCCACTGGGGGCCGCCAAGCCAGCCCTTGCCCCCAGCTTTGGCAGCTCTTTCACTTTTGGAAACTCTGCAGCCCCGGCTGCTGCACCCACACCTGCACCTGCATCCACGATCAAGATCGTGCCTGCACACGTGCCTACGCCCATCCATCCTACCTTTGGCGGTGCCACGCACTCGGCATTTGGATTGAAAGCCACGGCTTCGGCCTTTGGCACTCCCACCAGCTCACAGCCCGCCTTTGGCGGCTCCACTGCTGTCTTCTCCTTCGGTGCAGCCACCAGCTCTGGCTTTGGAGCCACCACCCAGACCGCCAGCAGCGGGAGTAGCAGCTCAGTGTTCGGCAGCACAACACCATCACCCTTCGCGTTTGGGGGTTCGGCAGCCCCCGCTGGCAGTGGGAGCTTTGGGATCAATGTGGCCACCCCAGGCTCCAGCACCACATCCGGAGCTTTCAGCTTTGGAGCAGGACAGAGTGGGAGCACAGCCACCTCCACCCCTTTCGCGGGGGGCTTAGGTCAGAACGCCCTGGGCACCACCGGCCAGAGCACACCATTTGCCTTCAACGTGGGCAGCACACCTGAGAGCAAACCTGTGTTTGGAG GCACTGCCACCCCCACCTTTGGTCAGAACACCCCTGCGCCTGGAGCGGGCACATCGGGCAGCAGCCTCTCCTTTGGGGCATCCTCAGCACCCGCCCAAGGCTTTGTTGGTGTTGGACCGTTCG GATCGGCGGCCCCTTCGTTTTCCATTGGTGCGGGATCCAAGACCCCAGGGGCTCGACAGCGACTGCAAGCCCGAAGGCAGCACACCCGCAAAAAATAG
- the POM121C gene encoding nuclear envelope pore membrane protein POM 121C isoform X2 encodes MSPAAAAAGAGQRRRSIASVRDGRGRGCGGPAGAALLGLSLVGLLLYLVPAAAALAWLAVGTTAAWWGLSREPRGSRPLSSFLRKARHRQTLFASPPAKSTANGNLLEPRTLLEGPDPAELLLMGSYLGKPGPPQPAPAPEGQDLRDRPGHRSPARPAPRFPPTHRVHHVYPSLPTPPLRPSGRPSPRDCGTLPNRFVITPRRRYPIHQAQYSCLGVLPTVCWNGYHKKAVLSPRNSRMVCSPVTVRIAPPDRRFSRSGIPEQIISSTLSSPSSNAPDPCAKETVLSALKEKKKKRTVEEDQIFLDGQENKRRRHDSSGSGHSAFEPLVANGVPASFVPKPGSLKRGLNSQSSDDHLNKRSRSSSMSSLTGAYTSGIPSSSRNAITSSYSSTRGISQLWRRSGPSSSPFSSPASSRSQTPERPAKKIREEELCHHSSSSIPLATDKGSQGEKVADTTPRKKQNSNSQSTPGSSGQRKRKVQLLPSRRGEQLTLPPPPQLGYLITAEDVDLEKKASLQWFNQALEDKSDAASNSVTETPLTTQPSSTFTLPAAAAASSPTSLPAPSTNPLLESLKKMQSPPSLPPCPESAGAATTEAPSPPKTPSLLPPLGLSQSGPPGPLPSPSLDSKPPTTLLGLIPAPSTVPATDTKSPSTLQTETATKPQATSAPSPAPKQSFLFGTQSTSPSSPAAPAASSASPMFKPIFTAPPKSEKEGPTPPGPSVTATAPSSSSLPTTTSTTAPTFQPVFSSMGPPASVPLPAPFKQTTAPATAPTTTAPLFTGLATATSAVAPVTSASLSADSASKPAFGFGINSGSSSSVSTTISTARAASQPFLFGAPQASAASFTPAMGSIFQFGKPPALPTTTTVTTFSQSLPTAVPTASSSAAGFSGFGSTLTTSSPATSSQPALTFSNTSTPTFNIPFGSSAKSLLPSYLGANPQPTFGAAEGQPLGAAKPALAPSFGSSFTFGNSAAPAAAPTPAPASTIKIVPAHVPTPIHPTFGGATHSAFGLKATASAFGTPTSSQPAFGGSTAVFSFGAATSSGFGATTQTASSGSSSSVFGSTTPSPFAFGGSAAPAGSGSFGINVATPGSSTTSGAFSFGAGQSGSTATSTPFAGGLGQNALGTTGQSTPFAFNVGSTPESKPVFGVETGFHRVSQDGLDFLIS; translated from the exons ATGTCTCCAGCGGCTGCGGCGGCTGGAGCGGGCCAGCGGCGGCGGTCGATTGCGAGTGTCAGGGACGGCCGGGGCCGGGGCTGCGGCGGGCCGGCCGGGGCGGCGCTTCTCGGCCTGTCGCTGGTCGGCCTTCTACTGTACCTCGTGCCTGCTGCGGCTGCGCTGGCCTGGCTGGCCGTGGGGACTACCGCGGCCTGGTGGGGACTGAGCCGCGAGCCCCGAGGTTCGCGCCCCTTGTCCTCCTTCCTTAGGAAGGCGCGACATCGGCAAACACTGTTCGCTTCGCCTCCAGCCAAGTCGACAGCCAACGGAAACCTCCTAGAGCCGCGGACCCTGCTCGAAGGACCTGATCCTGCCGAACTGCTACTCATGGGCAGTTACCTGGGCAAGCCCGGGCCGCCGCAGCCCGCCCCCGCTCCGGAGGGCCAGGACCTGCGGGATAGGCCTGGCCACCGCTCACCCGCCCGCCCGGCGCCGCGCTTCCCGCCGACCCATCGCGTTCACCACGTTtacccctctctccccactcctcctcTCCGACCCTCCGGGAGGCCTTCCCCACG GGATTGTGGGACTTTACCAAATCGGTTTGTAATAACACCTCGAAGACGCTATCCGATCCATCAGGCCCAATATTCCTGTCTGGGGGTACTTCCCACAGTGTGCTGGAATGGTTATCACAAGAAGGCTGTGCTGTCCCCTCGCAACTCCAGGATGGTGTGTAGCCCTGTGACTGTGAGGATCGCCCCTCCTGACAGAAGATTTTCGCGTTCTGGGAT ACCAGAGCAGATAATCAGCTCAACACTGTCCTCACCATCAAGTAATGCCCCAGACCCATGTGCAAAGGAGACTGTACTGAGTGCCctcaaagagaagaagaagaaaagaacagtGGAGGAAGACCAAATATTCCTTGATGgccaggaaaataaaagaag GCGCCATGATAGCAGTGGCAGTGGACATTCAGCATTTGAGCCCCTGGTGGCCAATGGAGTCCCCGCTTCTTTTGTGCCTAA GCCTGGGTCTCTGAAGAGAGGCCTCAATTCTCAGAGCTCAGATGACCACTTGAATAAGAGATCCCGAAGCTCTTCCATGAGCTCCTTGACAGGCGCTTACACAAGTGGCATCCCTAGCTCCAGCCGCAATGCCATTACCAGTTCCTACAGCTCCACTCGAGGCATCTCACAG CTCTGGAGGAGAAGTGGCCCCAGTTCATCACCCTTCTCTAGCCCAGCCTCGTCCCGCTCCCAGACACCGGAGAGGCCAGCAAAGAAAATAAG AGAAGAGGAGCTGTGTCATCATTCCAGTTCTTCAATTCCATTGGCGACAGACAAGGGGTCCCAGGGAGAAAAGG TTGCAGATACAACCccaaggaagaaacaaaactcaAATTCTCAGTCTACACCTGGCAGCTCTGGGCAGCGTAAGCGGAAAGTTCAGCTGCTGCCTTCTCGGCGAGGGGAACAGCTGACCTTG cctccacctccccagcttgGCTATTTGATCACTGCCGAGGACGTAGACTTAGAGAAGAAGGCTTCGTTACAGTGGTTCAACCAGGCCTTGGAGGACAAGAGCG atgCTGCCTCGAACTCTGTCACTGAGACCCCACTTACCACTCAGCCTTCGTCTACCTTTACCCtgcctgctgctgcagctgcctcCTCACCCACCTCCCTCCCGGCCCCAAGCACCAACCCACTGTTAGAGAGCTTGAAGAAGATGCAGAGTCCCCCGagcctgccaccctgcccag AATCTGCTGGAGCAGCAACCACTGAGGCCCCCTCGCCTCCAAAGACGCCCAGCCTCCTGCCCCCGCTGGGCTTATCACAGTCAGGGCCACCAGGGCCGCTCCCCAGCCCCTCCTTAGACTCCAAACCTCCAACCACTTTGCTGGGGCTGATTCCTGCTCCATCCACAGTACCAGCCACTGACACCAAGTCACCTTCAACCCTTCAGACAGAGACGGCTACCAAACCCCAAGCCACATCTGCCCCGTCCCCCGCCCCCAAGCAAAGCTTCCTGTTTGGAACACAGAGCACCTCACCTTCCAGCCCTGCCGCCCCTGCCGCATCTTCAGCATCTCCCATGTTCAAGCCCATTTTCACGGCCCCACCCAAGAGTGAGAAGGAAGGCCCAACACCGCCTGGCCCTTCAGTCACAGCCACAGCGCCCTccagctcctccctccccacGACCACCAGCACCACGGCCCCGACCTTCCAGCCTGTCTTTAGCAGCATGGGGCCACCTGCATCTGTGCCCTTGCCTGCTCCCTTCAAGCAGACAACTGCTCCCGCCACTGCTCCCACCACAACTGCCCCGCTCTTCACTGGCCTGGCCACTGCCACCTCTGCTGTGGCTCCTGTCACCTCCGCCAGTCTATCCGCAGACTCTGCTTCGAAGCCTGCGTTTGGCTTTGGCATAAACAGTGGGAGCAGCAGCAGTGTGAGCACCACAATCAGCACCGCCAGGGCCGCCTCACAGCCTTTCCTCTTCGGGGCGCCCCAGGCCTCTGCTGCCAGCTTCACCCCGGCCATGGGCTCCATATTCCAGTTTGGCAAACCTCCTGCCCTGCCCACAACCACCACAGTCACCACCTTCAGCCAGTCCCTGCCTACTGCCGTGCCAACGGCCAGCAGCAGCGCTGCCGGCTTTAGTGGTTTCGGCAGCACCCTCACCACCTCCTCCCCGGCCACCAGCAGCCAGCCTGCTCTGACGTTCAGTAACACGAGCACCCCCACGTTCAACATTCCCTTTGGGTCAAGCGCCAAGTCCCTGCTCCCATCATATCTGGGAGCCAACCCCCAGCCCACATTTGGGGCCGCTGAGGGGCAGCCACTGGGGGCCGCCAAGCCAGCCCTTGCCCCCAGCTTTGGCAGCTCTTTCACTTTTGGAAACTCTGCAGCCCCGGCTGCTGCACCCACACCTGCACCTGCATCCACGATCAAGATCGTGCCTGCACACGTGCCTACGCCCATCCATCCTACCTTTGGCGGTGCCACGCACTCGGCATTTGGATTGAAAGCCACGGCTTCGGCCTTTGGCACTCCCACCAGCTCACAGCCCGCCTTTGGCGGCTCCACTGCTGTCTTCTCCTTCGGTGCAGCCACCAGCTCTGGCTTTGGAGCCACCACCCAGACCGCCAGCAGCGGGAGTAGCAGCTCAGTGTTCGGCAGCACAACACCATCACCCTTCGCGTTTGGGGGTTCGGCAGCCCCCGCTGGCAGTGGGAGCTTTGGGATCAATGTGGCCACCCCAGGCTCCAGCACCACATCCGGAGCTTTCAGCTTTGGAGCAGGACAGAGTGGGAGCACAGCCACCTCCACCCCTTTCGCGGGGGGCTTAGGTCAGAACGCCCTGGGCACCACCGGCCAGAGCACACCATTTGCCTTCAACGTGGGCAGCACACCTGAGAGCAAACCTGTGTTTGGAG tagagacggggtttcaccgtgttagccaggatggtcttgatttcctgatctcgtga